The following coding sequences are from one Sandaracinaceae bacterium window:
- a CDS encoding YceI family protein, with amino-acid sequence MPKFDAKSAEVLLFSYKDGLLAKVAHDLKMRVDEFSIDVADDLSSVKATFQANRVSVLNAMKDGREDHGTLGDGDKKKILANISDDVLDSRRYPTITFESTSVREQGQTRVVTGNLTLHGQTRTVSATIREDGSSWTTDVTLQQPDFGIKPYKALGGALKVKPEVRVTVRVPKS; translated from the coding sequence ATGCCGAAGTTCGACGCCAAGTCCGCTGAAGTCCTGCTCTTCTCCTACAAGGACGGGCTGCTCGCCAAGGTGGCCCACGACCTCAAGATGCGCGTGGACGAGTTCAGCATCGACGTGGCCGACGATCTGTCATCCGTGAAGGCCACCTTCCAAGCCAACCGCGTCAGCGTGCTGAACGCGATGAAGGACGGGCGCGAAGACCACGGCACCCTCGGCGACGGCGACAAGAAGAAGATCCTGGCCAACATCTCGGACGACGTGCTGGACAGCCGGCGCTACCCGACCATCACCTTCGAGTCCACGTCCGTGCGCGAGCAGGGGCAGACGCGCGTGGTCACCGGCAACCTCACGTTGCACGGCCAGACGCGCACTGTCAGCGCCACCATCCGCGAGGACGGCAGCAGCTGGACCACCGACGTGACGCTCCAGCAGCCGGACTTCGGCATAAAGCCCTACAAGGCGCTGGGCGGGGCCCTCAAGGTGAAGCCCGAGGTGCGCGTCACCGTGCGCGTGCCCAAGAGCTGA
- a CDS encoding formamidopyrimidine-DNA glycosylase: MPELPDIDAYCHALRARVVGQPLVRFELLSPFVLRTVTPAPASAEGRVLTQVGRLGKRVVLRFEGELHFVIHLMIAGRLRFDPMVAGRKPLKLLSPRAGALFALHFPTGRLSLGEVSKKKRAKLHVVTGEAALREHDPGGVEPLEVDLSAFRAALTAENHTIKRALTDPRVLSGIGNAYSDEILHRARLTPVRWTTRLTDDDFARLYDATRDVLSEFRERMITELDGGFPEKVTAFRPDMAAHGKYGQPCPVCAEPIQRIRYADHETNYCARCQNDGVLLADRGLSRLLKGDWPKTLEGLEELKRVRSV; encoded by the coding sequence ATGCCCGAGCTGCCCGACATCGACGCCTACTGTCACGCGCTGCGCGCGCGCGTCGTGGGGCAGCCGCTAGTGCGCTTCGAGCTGCTCAGCCCGTTCGTGCTCCGCACCGTGACCCCGGCGCCCGCCAGCGCCGAGGGGCGCGTGCTCACGCAGGTGGGCCGGCTGGGCAAGCGGGTGGTGCTCAGGTTCGAGGGTGAGCTGCACTTCGTCATCCACCTGATGATCGCTGGGCGGCTGCGCTTCGATCCCATGGTCGCGGGCCGCAAGCCGCTGAAGCTGCTGTCTCCGCGCGCCGGGGCGCTCTTTGCGCTGCACTTCCCTACTGGGCGGCTGTCGCTCGGCGAGGTCAGCAAGAAGAAGCGCGCCAAGCTGCACGTGGTCACGGGTGAGGCCGCGCTGCGCGAGCACGACCCGGGTGGGGTGGAGCCTCTCGAGGTCGACCTCTCGGCCTTTCGCGCCGCGCTCACCGCCGAGAACCACACCATCAAGCGCGCGCTGACCGACCCGCGCGTGCTGAGCGGCATCGGCAACGCGTATAGCGACGAGATCCTGCACCGTGCGCGGCTCACCCCGGTGCGCTGGACCACGCGCCTCACGGACGATGACTTCGCGCGGCTGTACGACGCGACGCGCGACGTGCTCAGCGAGTTTCGCGAGCGCATGATCACCGAGCTGGACGGCGGCTTCCCCGAGAAGGTCACGGCCTTCCGGCCCGACATGGCGGCGCACGGCAAGTACGGGCAGCCGTGCCCCGTGTGCGCCGAGCCCATTCAGCGCATCCGCTACGCCGACCACGAGACCAACTACTGCGCGCGCTGCCAGAACGACGGCGTGTTGCTGGCCGACCGCGGGCTGTCGCGGCTGCTGAAGGGCGACTGGCCCAAGACGCTCGAGGGGCTCGAGGAGCTGAAGCGCGTCCGCAGCGTGTGA